In the Kwoniella shandongensis chromosome 6, complete sequence genome, ATGCCACTCTTCGACGCGGGTCTTCATCCACtttggacgaagatggagctGAGGACGAAAGTCAGATCAGTAAATTGGCAATGTCCATGCCGATGGCGATTCATCttccgaagacgaagactcGTGCGCAGGTCGTCGAGTTTGAGCGAAAGACGTCGCTATCCGAACGTGAAGGGAAGTTGGTTCCGCCTTTGTTGAAAGCAATGAGGGAACGAGGTATCCCTGAACCACAACCGGGATCGAATGTTGGAGGTAACTCGCTGGGACTGGGTGTTCCGACGTCGGGTCCTAGAGGTCGATTGCCGAGCAACAATGACACACCGAGGAACACGTCTCGATCAGCTTCGGTCtcaagggagagagaacaGGTCAAGTCGTATGCTGCTGATCCTGGAGCTATCTTCGAGTCACttgcagacgacgatgatgacgatgaagatgggaatgatgatggtgacgaagaggaagggacgTTGAGAGACCATCGAGGGTTTGTGCCTCCTCATGTTCTGGCGAGGAAAGAAGATAGAGAAGCGTTGCCCGATGTGGGATGGAGGAGTTTGGCATCGTAGGTTAGGTCAGGAGGAAGGTGTGCTGCTACTCAACAAGGTTAGGAATTGGAATTAGTATACAAATTGTGGAGAAACTTGCATTGTGGGCGTGGGCGAGGGCGCGAAGGGAATATCTGGCTTGGTTGTATTATACATCGTGGATAGGGATAGAGCTTGGTTCTCAGTTAAGTCTTAGTCAAGTATAGTACAGCATGTGAAAGAGATTAGTATGATGCCAGTATGAAGACAGCTGAAGCTGGACATGTCAACCCTAAAGATAGCCGAGCGAGAAAGAGACACTCTTAGATCAGAACGACGATTAGCGAGTTTCAAAAAGCGCGTCATTGACGTAGTTTCAAAATAAGTTGACTGTTGTTTGACTTTGTTCTCTCTTTCGTACCACTCTCCTCAAATTGCAACGACAAGTCGCTAGATCCAGACCGAGAATGTTGAGaacatcaacaagaagagtGACGAGCTCGCTAAGCAGGACAGTAGTCTTTGCAAGATGCTTGAACAGTGAGTCGTATTGTCTGACTCTTTCGCTGTTCGAACGATCGAAACATGGTCGTCCTCATATGAGAGTCACGAACTATTTCCTCACTACGAGCTCTTTCCACTGCTCTGGACGCATATGGCGTATTCGAGTGGAATGGATGATCCCACACTGACTCAAAACCTCTCGTACATCTTCTAGCTCAAAGTGGTGCAGTCCCATTCCCCGAAAAGCTAGCATTCGCATTCGACATCGTAGGTgaccttccttcctttcccttgctCGCCAATGCGATACGTCACTCAGTCGGCCCATTCCTACTCACCCGCTCTTGAAGAAAGCCCCAAGTGAAATTGAATCTGATTGTTTTGTGTTCGTAGGACGGCGTGTTGAAGCAGGGTCATCATAATGTCTTGCCGGAGGCAAAGAGGGTTCTGCAATTACTTTCAGGCGGTGATGGTAGATTATCCAAGTGAGTAGCGGCGTCCCAAACGACCCATGAGTCAAAGATTGTCGACTCAGTAGTCGTGTTGTGCTTTGATCAACTAATGATCTGGGTGCGGTTTAGACCCATCCCATTTTTGTTGATAACGAACGGAGGAGGTGTCCCagacgaagagagaagagcagctCTTTCCTCCGAACTTGGTGTCCAAGTGAGTCGAGTCCTACCTTTGTCCTTtgctctcttccttcactcAAGTCGTTGTGAGCTCAATCTTATATTCGTGACGTGTTAGCTCGGCCCCGATCAACTTGTACAGAGTCATACGCCCCTCAGAGATTATGTGAAGCCATATCGAGAGAAGCCGGTTTTGGTGATTGGTGGTGCTGGCGAGAGCTGTAGGAGAGTCGCAGAATCGTGAGTGGAGTCTTCCCTCCCGGCCAGAGAATTTCCGTAGGACGGAAGGAGATGTCTGTGCACGAACGACTGTCCGAGCTATGGCGGGGAGTGGCGGCTGGAATGAAGTCGAGAGTTGCGACTACTACATTTCTGCTCTTACTGATTCATTCCTTCTTTGCGTGCGCCCAGATACGGTCTCAAACATGCGTATATCCCACAAGACGTGATCAAGTGGAAGCCGGCCATATGGGATCGTACAGCTCTcactgaggaggaagaagcctTTGCTAGGGTGAGTTTTATCCCTCTTCAAGCCCCGTTCTAAACTTCTTGCCTGACTTTTACCCTTCTACTCTCTCGCATCTACTCCATACCTCACCCACGACTAACACTACACCGCTCATAGCCCGCAGACTTCTCCCAAATCCCCCTTTCTGCCGTATTCGTCATGCACGACACACACGACTGGGGACGCGATATcgccctcatcctcgataCACTCTCTGCGAAAGATGGGATACTGGGAACGAAGCGAGAACATAAGTCTGATCagggagaggtggagctCGTATTGAGTAACGCAGATGTCGAGTGGAGATCGTGAGTCTTGCTTTGCTGCACACTACTTATCTAATGTTATAGGACTTGCTGATTGACTATGTTATCGAAATAGAGACTGGCCCATCCCTCGATTGGGTCAAGGTGCATTCCGTCTCTCCCTTGAAGCGGTGTACAAAGTGAGTCATTGCTCTCACGCAGTGGACACCTTTCACTGatcgcttctccttcgccttaCTCAGGCGACAACAGGTCTCGAGCTTCCTTATAAGCAATTTGGTAAACCGTTCAAAGCCACTTATGACTTCTCAGAACTTTCTCTGCGGAGATATCTATCGTCTGTGGGTAGGAACCCGGACATACCACTGAATGTGTGAGTGGACGTTAGCCTCTTTGAGGATTCACATCATTCGTACAAGCTTGCTGATCTGATCCTTCCGTTCCTCCCACAGCTACATGGTAGGAGATAATCCCGCCTCCGATATCGCTGGCGCAAATGCCCATGGCTGgtcttccatcctcgtccgtaCCGGTGTATTCAGCGACGAGAATGGGGAAACGCCAGAACATAAACCGACGGTGATCatggatgatgttgagaaaGGTGTAGAATGGGCAATAAGGAGAGAGACAGGGCGGATATTGTGATTCTAGATCGTAGATTGCATAAGCCGGGATAAAGATTAGAGATAACAGATAGGTAATATGCATATGCTATAGATATGAATGGGAATAATGCTTGATTCTGCTATTTGTAACAATTGTGATCAAATCAGACAGGGAGTGATAACAGGAAGGATATCATAAATATCGAGAACGCAATGCAGTTCACCGCTCGTCAACCAGTCGCTCGGGCGAGTATTGGTTCTTGGTCTGACGGATCTTCGTAGGTAGTCGTAAAGGATGTCGTATGGGGGATCGCAAAGTCCAGCTCATGAAGCGTTGGTGATGTTCGAGCTGGTCTCGTCGTGGTAGGAAAAGAAAAGTTCGAAGTCGGTCCGATCGTCATCGCAGTCTTTGTCCCGATATCCGCTATTGAATTGGTGTTACTCTCGGCTTCGACTGTGGCGGTCTTCTGACGTAGTTCGGACGCTGCGGGCGAATCTGTCGTAATGATCTCTTCGTCGCGCACGGCAGATATCGGGTTTTGCGAAGGATGTTCAACTTGCACATGCTGATCCGTTTTTGACCCTCGTATCCACCTATAGCCCCAATTCTCATCCTCCGTCTCTTCATCGGATTTCGTcacccatcctttctcttccataATCGCCATAGCTCTACTCCATcgtctcttcatcgtccCCAACCTCTTGAATCGAATTctgacttcttcctcatccttcttccccattcctcctccctttcGCTCTTCATCTGGGCctattcctccatcttccatcttgcGGATGGCGGCATACCATCCCTCCCAAGCTATTTGAgcaagagctggaagatcgTGTCGTGTTGAATGAAGAGCGATATGTCGCCATGTCTCAGGACCGGGCGAgagacgatatcgtcgtTGAAACAGAGAGATAGTAGCGAGTAGAAGATTGATCTGTTCGTCATATTCCTCAGGGGTAGATTTCGATAATGGTGGGGCATCGTCTGGGTTTACGGGCGATTTTGTGGGTGAAGGggtcgtcgaggagagtATCGATAGGACAATGAGATGAAGGGTTTGGCGATTTGGCAATTGTGAGAATTGCGCTTGATATGTCGATAAGAGGTCGAGAGGGTCGTGAGTAGGATGGGTAGGTCGAGGTGTATAGGCCAAATACAGATGTAACATCTTCAGACCGCCGTACCCATCTTTCTTCCcgttctctccctcctcggcTTTCGATCCCGACGAATCAGTCGTAGTATCCAGCAATCCCATTGCTTCTCCAAAGTCCGGTGGTTCACCCTCTAGTATTAGATGATGTAAATGTCGTAATAATTCGACTGTCGTATACGTTCTCGAAGCGAGTTTGTCTATCGGTGGAAAAGCTTTCATAGCCCATCTATTCGGTCTAATCGTATACTTCCTCTTTGTACTATCTGACGAAGGCATCGAATGTATTGAATATGGATCAGGTTCGTCTTCTCCCGTTCCCATCCGTTGTTTCCCCTTGGAACGCAGACCACCCCTTTCTAGCGGTGAGATACGCCGTTGGTTCATCAGTCGATAGATCTCACGTTCGGTCTTCATATCCCCCGTTCGGCGAGCGTAGTGCGCCAGTAAGGTGCCAGAAGTCAGAGTCAAGTGAGCAGGATGAGCTCgaagggtgatgaagaggtcgGAAGCAGGTGGTGGATTGGGGAAGGAAAGAGCGTGGTGGATTACGGAGTTCGGTTTTGGTGATTTAGGTATtgatgtcgaagatgaagagctggaagtgAGCGAAGAACGTAGCGTAGGTGATTCCAAGTGGGGCATCTCTTCTAATATCGCTGGTCGGGGTGATTTGGGGTAAGTCGGTGGGAGTAAAGGTCGCCGTTGTCTTAGTCGAGTTCGGTTGAGTTGGTTGGTCGAGCTGGATCCCTGGTCAGACGTCaatgtcgacgacgaagccCAAGGCTGCTCGAGCGACGGTCTTCCTACTGCTTCTGAGGTTTTTGTCGCTGACCTCGATGACCCGCTCAACGCCCTTGCAGCCCACGGGAGCAAGAAACCCAGCTCGACAAGATTCGTATACCCCCTCGAGGGTAAACGAGATGTCATGCtgagagaggatggtccTCAGCTCAACGGGTGATGTTGAATAGGAAAGGGCGTTATTGATATGCGATCGATCTCATCGTAGCTCTACCGCTGATGGGACGGAGCGAATATTGTGCAGGTTTCAATCAGTTGAAGAGGCATGAAGCATCTTACAAGACACAGGTTACAATGCGAGGATACCTACACTCACCGGCCGAGGACGAGTAGTTGGACTTTTGGGCAAACGGAGATGGGGTTGTATTCCGCTGCGGCTGGGATTTGGTTCCGGGATAAATTGGATAGAATTGTAGGTAGATTTAATTATTGCCCCCATTTGCATCCGCACCTTGCTCTATTCCTTGTCCTTGCCGGTCTGTGCGTTAGCCGATGTCTCCAGTTGTACTGTATTATTCATGTACGTCATTCTACAGTACCGTACCACCCACAGAGTGTAATCTAATCGTGTTACTTCgtactcctcctcctcctcctcctgctgctaTGACTATGTGTACCGTCACTGTACTGAACGTGGGAACTTGCCGCGCAGATCGTTCCTCTTGGTGCAGACATTGTCAGGTGATCAACAACTCAAGATCCTACTAGTGTAATGTCATACTGGTAGCATCGCGTGACGGTCCCCCGCTCACTATATTAATCCCCATACACTGACCTATCATCAAACTCTTTTCGCTCCACAGGATCAACTTTACAACACACAAACACATACAACAACATGGAGTTCATCCCAGCTGCTGCTACTGCACTTGAGAAACCAAAGAACATCTACCCCTGTCTCGCGACCATCACCATCCACTCGGCTTCTGCCGACagtagtggaggtggacgacgaCTCTCCACCGGGTCGTTTGGTTCAGAcagaggcggtggtggagccGGCGGAGGAGGCGAGGGTAACGCCCTCCAGAGGGTCATTTccggtggaaggaggaagtctTCTTTCGGTCCGATTGCCAttgaaggtggtggcggtggcggcggtggagggggaggaggaccCCCTATGCTCtctgggagaaggaggagtttCGGGATTGGTTcaggtggtgggaaagggggtgatgatgacgatggcaaAGGAATCGAGGGAAGGTGGTATTGGCGTGTTCAAGCAGGTGTCACCGACGTGAGTCACCActccccttctcatccacagCCATATTGACACCCCTACAgacccaccttgtcctcttGCCTCTGACCGAACCCGCCAATCCGGTTCTTACCACTCCGCCGGCACCTCTTTCCCACGCGATGCCGTCACACTCCACTCATGCCGTTGCAGGAACCAAAACCGAAGGCGGCACTACGACCGGTACCGGCGAAGAAGACTCTGGTATGATTGCAAAGATGAAGAACCTCTTCCGACGATCCTcaaccaccaacaccaacatcgCTTCTGGCGGCGCCGCTCAGGGTATCAAGGACTCCGCGAACACGGAATCTGAAGACATTCCCTCCAACGTCGCGACAGCGACCACTGCCACTTCAGGCGGcaacaaggaggaaagggtgatCGACCAGACTCCAAGGGGGGAGATGTTGCCAACCGCCAAGGGTAACGCGATTGGAGCGACCAATGTCAACTCGAACGCCGAGCTCGGCTGGCCAGGCGTCATCCAGGGTGAAAGGTTGGGTGGGATCTTGGTAGCTCTTGGAaatgtggagaagggtagGGTTACTCTCGGaggcgggaagaaggagggtagTTGGGTGACCGTGCCGGTGAGTGATTGTACAAAGCTGTATTATGTTCCCCTTCTCTAGTAGTCTACAGTCGGTTGACGAGATTACTCCACCCAGATcacctctcacttctccaGCCTCGTTCACCCAATGCTCGAGTCGGTTGGCTCGAACAAACCCGACAACTATCCCAAGTCGGGGACCATCAAGTTTGAGTTTGACAAGGATTGGATCGGCGCCaaggggtgagtgcgacggCGGGCATATCACGTAACAAAGTAAACATCACATTGACTGCTCAATACATCGCATCTTACTCGACAATACAGCGAAGCGGAACTGCTCCACCACTATATCACCAATGCGGTGGAGcatctccctcctcagcATTCCCACACCGAAAGGTCCCCACCCCAACCTACCAACTTTCAACTCGGAGGCGGTAACTTCCCTCCTCAGCAACCAGtctttggtggtggtggtgcggCAGGTGCAGGTGACAGGTCCGTGTTTGTGGAAGATGTCGCGCCAGAGGATAGCGTGACGAGCAGTAGGAGTGGCAAAGTTGGCGGGGAGTGATCGCGTCGAAGGTAGCCGAGCAGTGAGAAAGGCGTATCGTGCTTTGTGGTTTCACCTACTttttcctctcttcgtgTTTATTCCGCGGTCCTTGTGTATATAGTCAATCGATCCAAGTCAAGTTTCATAGCGAGCCAATTCAATCAAGTCAAGAAACGAAAATCCAAGTAAACGAAATCAAAGCTGGTCTTTTATGATGATGTATAGTACGTATCATGTGTGGTTGGCCGGATCAAGTGAGTACTACTCGCATCACGTTGCATGAATTACTCCAAGTATTCAATTGATATTTAACTGTACCTATATGTGTTTCCGATTCCTTTTCGAGTGTTCTCATCTCGTTTTCGGTTTACCTACTCTCCCTTGATTAACTGGTCGAGGTTCAACTCTTTACCTTCCGACTTCAACATCCCCTCGATGACTGCCAAATCCCAAAGAGCGCCTCTTGGTTCACCGTAATTCTCCACTCCGCCATCTTTCTTCCCGTCCTTGATAGCCTGAATGGCATTTGCGAAATGTTTAATTTCTACTTCTACGCCTTCTGGACTacctctcttctctacttTCTCGACAGAACTACCGTTAGCAGGATAAATGTTGAAAATCCATTCTCTAGTCTTTGGATCGGAAACGATCTTCGCCACGCCATTTAAATAAGTGATGATTAGACCGTTGGGCGTTCGAGTTTCTGGCGCGGTATCAGGTAGAGCGAAAGACATGAAGATTTGGCCTAAGGGTGCAGATTGACCAGGTTGAGAAGCGAGGTCTTTCTCTGTATGGATCGCAGAGGAGAGTTTGGTCTTGGGACCGTTGGGAGAGGTagttgatgaaggagatgggagggaaATGGCGGTCAATGTGTCgtgagggaggagatgggttcgGTGTAGGTGGGAGAATGAGACcagggaagagggaagagcggaATCAGGGAGGACGGTACGTAGAAGGGCGCTAAAATGTACACCGccatcgaggaggaagcctGTGAACAGAGACAGTCAGCTGCAATTCTCATATATCGTCACCGATCAGGTGTAGCGCTGTGATTCTGGTCTTGTCGCAGTTGACAGAGCAAGGGATTCACACTTCAAAGTCCGcgagcactcacctccttggtACGCTGGGACGGTACGCCATTCCGTAGCTTGGTATTTCGAACCATCCTCCACATACGCTTCAAAGTTGAGTTTCCAGTTCAACATTGGACCAAGTTCTGGGGTGTTTGCAAGTTTGTCACGAGTGAACCGGAGGACTGGCTCATGTGCGAAGTCTAAATAAACATCATTCAGTATCAGCATCCGCCTTGTGACCTAGAATGTGGCGTGGTAAACGATGGACCCACTCTCTGC is a window encoding:
- a CDS encoding TIGR01456 family HAD hydrolase, whose product is MLRTSTRRVTSSLSRTVVFARCLNTQSGAVPFPEKLAFAFDIDGVLKQGHHNVLPEAKRVLQLLSGGDGRLSKPIPFLLITNGGGVPDEERRAALSSELGVQLGPDQLVQSHTPLRDYVKPYREKPVLVIGGAGESCRRVAESYGLKHAYIPQDVIKWKPAIWDRTALTEEEEAFARPADFSQIPLSAVFVMHDTHDWGRDIALILDTLSAKDGILGTKREHKSDQGEVELVLSNADVEWRSDWPIPRLGQGAFRLSLEAVYKATTGLELPYKQFGKPFKATYDFSELSLRRYLSSVGRNPDIPLNVYMVGDNPASDIAGANAHGWSSILVRTGVFSDENGETPEHKPTVIMDDVEKGVEWAIRRETGRIL